One window from the genome of Megalobrama amblycephala isolate DHTTF-2021 linkage group LG4, ASM1881202v1, whole genome shotgun sequence encodes:
- the znrf3 gene encoding E3 ubiquitin-protein ligase znrf3 isoform X2: protein MHPLGLCNNNDEEDLYEYGWVGVVKLEQPELDPSCLTVLGKAKRAVQRGATAVIFDVSENPDAIDQLNQVSEDPLKRPVVYVKGADAVKLMNIVNKQKVARARIQHRPPRPTEYFDMGIFLAFFVVVSLVCLILLIKIKLKQRRSQSSMNRMAIQALEKMETRKFKAKVKGQREASCGASDSVSSSSTSDCAICLEKYIDGEELRVIPCAHRFHKKCVDPWLLQHHTCPHCRHNIIEQKKGNPGAVCLDPGNPVHSRQQRVVLPVHYPGRVHRAGQVTAYPTRTSMDPHGNPITVLTVDQHPEQGLYPSQSSFIRGYPALHLDHTLNPHHCGLEHRGPAYPQTHTFKRPKFHGRNFSRAACFSQYETMYQHYYFQGLTFPQPEGQPGNGLHKGHSRPFQPGLLYPTVVHMAPASSSRLGDSGSTSGLSCYHGHRSVCSGYLADCPGSDSSSSSGQCHCSSSDSMLDCTEVSNQGVYGSCSTFRSSLSSDYDPYVYRSKSPCRGSAGEAGTVFSAAPPADDTSAPVSGMMDCLQPPVGACYISGDQLSNCSLEPNCSSHSSVETRELTSTTSAGPLEGSVPERSHSSVKPCGEQGVACNCCFEVPKLNLERKGKEGEDRGRCRWAAESQAVASPQNFYSVSTEQLPSPDHVSYDGLPCCFYTEMTVHRGSASNYAEDCSVNVQYAQTDSDGCMGQGCCELAQRIPIIPEDTDCELGLGPEPQTCLLPPRLTVEREERTSEENCDLFFTSGQCRGQVYQQPQDEEARALFPSQCTGVSETQGGSKASYDRSGL from the exons CTGAACCAGGTTTCAGAAGACCCCTTAAAGAGGCCGGTGGTCTATGTCAAAGGAGCAGATGCGGTTAAACTGATGAACATAGTCAATAAGCAAAAAGTTGCACGAGCCAGAATCCAACATCGACCACCAAGG CCCACAGAGTATTTTGATATGGGAATCTTCCTGGCGTTCTTCGTTGTGGTGTCTCTGGTTTGCCTCATCCTCCTCATCAAGATAAAGCTCAAGCAAAGACGCAGCCAG AGTTCCATGAACCGGATGGCAATTCAGGCCCTGGAGAAGATGGAAACACGCAAGTTCAAGGCTAAGGTCAAGGGTCAACGTGAGGCCAGCTGTGGAGCATCAGACTCAGTGAGCAGTAGTTCCACATCAGACTGTGCCATATGCCTTGAGAAATACATCGATGGCGAG GAGTTGAGGGTGATCCCTTGTGCACACCGATTTCACAAGAAATGTGTGGACCCTTGGCTACTTCAGCACCACACTTGTCCACACTGCAGGCACAACATTATTG AACAAAAAAAGGGAAACCCAGGCGCTGTTTGCCTTGATCCAGGAAACCCAGTCCACAGCCGCCAGCAGAGAGTCGTCCTCCCTGTTCATTATCCAGGAAGGGTGCACAGAGCTGGGCAGGTGACGGCCTACCCTAcaaggaccagcatggaccccCATGGCAACCCCATCACTGTTTTAACAGTGGACCAGCACCCTGAGCAGGGCCTCTATCCTTCACAATCTTCCTTTATACGGGGTTACCCTGCCCTCCATTTGGACCACACGCTAAACCCGCACCATTGTGGCCTGGAGCATCGTGGCCCTGCTTACCCACAAACCCATACATTCAAACGACCCAAATTCCATGGACGCAACTTTTCTCGTGCTGCCTGCTTTTCCCAGTACGAGACCATGTACCAGCACTACTATTTTCAGGGCTTGACCTTTCCACAACCTGAAGGCCAGCCTGGTAATGGACTCCACAAAGGTCACAGTCGACCCTTCCAGCCAGGACTTTTGTATCCTACTGTGGTGCACATGGCACCGGCTTCCTCTTCCCGTCTGGGTGACTCCGGAAGCACCTCAGGACTTAGTTGTTACCACGGGCACCGGTCCGTGTGTAGCGGTTACCTTGCGGACTGTCCTGGAagtgacagcagcagcagttcGGGTCAATGCCACTGCTCCTCAAGTGACTCCATGTTGGATTGTACGGAAGTCAGCAACCAGGGCGTGTATGGAAGCTGCTCGACGTTCCGGAGTTCGCTAAGCAGTGACTATGATCCCTACGTGTACCGCAGTAAGAGTCCGTGTCGGGGATCGGCTGGGGAGGCTGGGACAGTGTTTTCTGCCGCCCCTCCAGCTGATGACACTTCGGCCCCAGTATCAGGGATGATGGACTGTCTACAACCTCCAGTTGGAGCTTGTTACATTTCTGGGGACCAATTGTCTAACTGCAGCCTGGAGCCCAACTGTAGTAGCCACTCTTCAGTGGAAACCAGGGAACTTACTAGCACTACCTCAGCCGGGCCCCTAGAGGGCTCTGTGCCAGAAAGGAGCCACAGCTCTGTGAAGCCTTGTGGAGAGCAAGGGGTAGCTTGCAACTGCTGTTTTGAGGTACCTAAATTAAACTTAGAACGTAAAGGTAAGGAAGGAGAAGACCGAGGACGCTGCAGGTGGGCCGCAGAGTCTCAAGCGGTCGCTTCCCCACAGAACTTTTATAGCGTTAGCACTGAGCAGCTACCGTCGCCAGATCATGTTAGCTATGACGGACTGCCATGCTGcttttacacagagatgacTGTACACCGGGGAAGTGCTAGTAATTACGCTGAAGATTGTTCAGTTAACGTACAGTACGCCCAGACAGACAGTGACGGCTGCATGGGACAGGGTTGCTGTGAGCTAGCACAGCGAATACCCATAATTCCTGAGGATACAGACTGTGAATTAGGCTTGGGTCCAGAACCACAAACATGTTTGCTCCCTCCTAGACTTACCGTAGAGAGGGAAGAGAGGACTTCTGAGGAGAATTGTGACTTATTTTTCACCTCAGGACAATGTAGAGGTCAAGTTTATCAGCAGCCTCAAGACGAAGAGGCGAGAGCACTGTTTCCCTCACAGTGTACTGGCGTGTCTGAAACACAAGGGGGCAGCAAAGCATCTTATGATAGATCAGGGCTCTGA